Genomic segment of Thermococcus sp. 21S7:
TGAAAGACGGAGCAGGCGGTACGTTGGAATTTTAAAGGCAATATCACTGGGCTACAACAGGTGGAGCCTGATACGGGACTACTTAGAACTCAAGAAAATGAGGACCCCCGAACCGAGACTTCATGAGCTTCTGAAGAACCTGAAGAAGATGGGCTGGATTGAGGAAGAAAATGGGGAGTACCACCTCACTGACCCGCTTGCAAAGCTCGCTCTCAGGTGAGTTAAGGCAGCGGAACCCTCTCGACCTCAAGCCTGTCGAAGGTCGGGTACTCCTCGACGATGAAGAACCTCACGTCGCCCTCTATCGCCTCCGCCAGCTCAAGAGCAACCTCCTCCGGCATCTCAATCCTGCCCTTCTCCCTGTTGATGTAGAGCCACTCGGGTGGAACCTCCGCGTCATTAACGAGGAGCTCGTAAAGCTCGTCAAGGTCGTCGTATTCGGCAATACCAAACCGGAGCGTCCCGTCCTCGGTTACCTCCATGTAGGGCCTGGCCACGTTTTTGGCCATCCTCCCCAGCCTGTTCTTGAGCTGGACTGCGTCCTTCAGCCTGGCCGTGCAGAGGTGGTAACTCAGGGAAGTGTTCTCCTCGCCCCATTCGAGGAGCTTCAGACCCAGCTCAAGGGAACCCTTTATGGCGGCGCTCTCGTCGCTTATCGGCCTGTAGCCCCTGTCGAGGATAGCCCTCAGGTTCGTCTCGCTGAACTCAAGCTCGTTCACGTTGAGGAACTTCGCGCCGAGGTTGTCGAGGAACTCAGCGTACCACCTCATCATCTCGAAGTGCCCCGGAATCGATGGAATCTCGCCGCCGACGTCCCAGTCGAAGTCGAAGGCGTTCCTAATGTTCTCGATTTCAACTTTGAAGAGCTTCGAGTTCGGGTTGAACAGATCGGGGTGGAATCGTATCTCGTCCAGACCGGCATCGTATAGCTTTTCGAGGTTCTTCTTGGTGGCCAAGGCGCCCGTCGTATACAGATGAACGTGGAAATTTTCGCCAAAGGCCTCCTTGAGGGCGCGGATATACTCAGCCGTTCTGTCGAGCCTCGCCAGAGGGTCGCCGCCGGTAACGCCGGTCCCCCTGGCTTCCATCAAAAGGGCCTCCTCGATCACGTCGTCCAGGCTTTTGACGGGCCTCTCGTTGGCGTAAATCACATCGCCCATTCTGTGCTCGCTCAGCGGGCAGTAGAAGCAGTCCCTCGGGCAGACCCCGGTTGTGAAGAGGACGAGCTTCTCACCCCTAACGCAGAGCTGGCAGCCCTTGGGGAGCTCTCTCACAGCGTACGAAAAGTAAGGCGTCTCCCAGACCATCGACTCACCTCGCTAACCCTAAACGCGGGGGAGAGCTTAAAAAGGTTGGCGGGCAAAGTTGTGCAGATGCCTATGAGGGAGAAGCCGAAGTACCTGCCGCCCACCCTGAGGGACAAGCACCGCTACATAGCCTTTCAGGTCATCGGAGAGAGGCCGTTTAAGAAGGATGAGATAAAGAGGGCCATATGGGACGCGAGCCTCTCAACGCTGGGAACCCTCGGCTCGGCGAGGGCAAAGCCCTGGTTCATCAAGTTCGACGAGAGGAGCCAGACCGGAATCGTCAGAGTCGACAGGAAGCATGTGGAGGAGCTTCGCTTCGCTCTGACGCTGGTCACCCATATAAACGGCTCAAGGGCTATTTTCAGAACCCTCGGCGTCTCTGGAACGATAAAAAGGCTGAAAAAGAAATTTTTGGCCGAGTACGGCTGGCGTTAGCGGAGGAACGGAACGGCCCTGTCAACGGCCCCCTCGTAAACCCTCATGTATCTCCTGCAGGCGTTCTCCCACGTGAAGTCGTTTCTGGCACGTCTCTTTCCGTTTTTCCTGAGCCTGCGCAGGGTCGTATCGTCCAGCTCCTTGGCGAGAACCATCGCTCTGGCCAGCGAGAAGGCATCCCTCGGGGGAACCAGCAGGCCGGTGGCGTTCTCCGGGTCTGAACTGAGGTCTATCACGGTATCCTTTATTCCCCCGACGGCACTTCCTATCGGAATCGCGCCGAGACACATGGCCTCAAGCTGCACCAGACCGAAGGGCTCGAAGTACGACGGAATTATCACGAAGTCCACCGAACCGTAGAGCTCCCTGACGGTTTCCCTGCTGAGGAGTTCGGTGACAACCCTAACGTTCTCGGGGAAGCGGTTCTGAACCGCCTTCGCCCACGCCTCCAGCTCCGGATGGCCCTTGCCGATTATGATGAACCTCATCTCCCTAAAGGCGGGATCCGCCGAGAGAATCTCTATCGCCCGGAGAAGGGTGTCGACTCCCTTCTGAGCTTTGTCAAAGCGCCCTATGAACATGAAGGCCTTGCCATCGCTCAGGCCGAAGCGCTCCAGAACGAGCTTCCTCCTCTCCTCTCTGGGAAGATCCTTCGTCTCCATGAGTTCCTCGTTCCAGAAGGAGCAGTCTATGCCGTTGAAGACGTGCGTAACCTTGCCCTCAAAGTGCTTGAAGAACCCCCACTCCTCCCACAGATAGCTCCTGCTGACGGTCGTTACGGCGTCCGCTATGTACCCGGCGGTGTGCTCGGGGTCTATGTCGGGGTATGGTGCAAGCTCCCCCAGGTTTGCTTCACCGAAGTATTGGGCCGGAATTTTCGCCTTGTTGAGCCTGTGAACCGTGAAAACGCTCCTTATCCCGAAGTACTTCTTCAAGAGCCCAAGGGCAAAGACCGTGTGCCAGTCGTGGGCGTGAATCACGTCCGGCTTGAAGGTTTCAATAAGCCCGTTCATCAGTCCAACGCTCGCTTTTCCGAAGAGGACCGTTTTCCTGAGCAGACCATCCCAGCTCGGGCCGTAAACATCGGCCTCACTGAGGAGTCCGCCGCCGAGGGAATAGACAACCACCCCGTTCTGCTCCCTCTTCCGGACGGTTATATGAACTGACTCCCCGAATGCTGAGACATCAAAGGAACCAGCGACTTCGCCGAGGTTCTTTCCGTGATCGGGGGTAAAAACGATGACCTCGTTTCCCAGTTCAGCCAGTCCTTCGGCTATGCTTGTTATGGCTTCCGCAAGTCCGCCAACCTTTACGGGCAGGTACTCAAACCCAAGGACGAGAATTCTCATCCATACACCTCCAGACGTTTTAATCGAATACAATCCCAATGCCGGAACTACAATGGCTCACCCACTGCAAACCTAACGTCGGTGCTCTCGTAATCCTCAACAACGGCAAACATTCCTCCAATCTTTACTATGCCCTCATCCGTCTCCACATGGATGTTGTTAATAGCCTCCTTGAGTGAAAACGTATACCCCACCACAAGCCCGTTAATCGTCTCATTTTTTCTCGTTTCAATGTGTCTGCCCCTGACCGTGGCCATAATATGCTTGTCTTTCAAGTATCTGCTGACAAAATCAACCGCATGGAACATGGCAAAAAACCGGAGGTCACCGGGATTGTTGATAACTTCCACCCTCAGTGACGACTCCTTGAAGATTTCTATTATGAGGCTGTACTGGGAAAATATTATCTCCGGATACGTTGACCTGAAAGCGGGAGGGTTTTTTGAGTTGAAAGCAGCGTTCTGGACCGCTATGACCTCCTTCCCGTCAACCATTCCTATGATGTGGTTAAGCTTGTAAAACTCCCTCACAAACAGGTTTCCTCTTCCCTGGAATTTTGAAAGGTCCGGAATTTTGTCGGTGTACACCGACAGGGTCACGCCCCTCTTAAACGTCCTCAGTAAGTCCTCCTCCACATGTCCAAAGAACTCGCTGGGAATGACGACGATGACCTCATTCTCAGCGGAATCAATGGCCTCCCGAAACATTTCGAGGGCCTCATCGAGGCTCCTGCTTCTCCATATTGCGGGCCTGTGATCCTCCCGCTGCACATCATTCAGTGCCTGTTCCAACTGCTCCACTATTGTTTCGAGTTCCTTCTTGAATCGGAGAAAAGCTATTCTGGGAGAGTAAGCAGCATAGACTTTAGGATTGCCCTCTATTTCGGTGACAAATCCTCTCTCCTTTAGGGAAGATACCGTATCGTAGACCCGGTTATAGGGCACCCCGCTTTTTGTGGATATTTCTCTCGCAGTGCTGGGCCCGTAGACGAGGAGTGTCCAGTACGTCATAACCTCATACTTCGTGAAGCCTATCTCGCTCAGCGCCTGCGAGAGATGGGATGGAATCTCCATTGCCACCACCTTTACAGTTGAAAATTAAACTAGGGTCTAAAAGAGTTTAGGATGTCAAGGTATCTCTCAAGATGCCTTGTTATAACGAAGTTCTCCCTGACACGCTCTTTCGCCCTCTCACCCATTCTCTCCGCGACCTCGGGGTGTTTGAGGAGGTAAAGCACCTTTTCTGCGGCCTCATCAACGTCCCTCACGAGGAAACCGGTTTCACCGTCAACTATCTGAAGCAGGATTCCCCCAACGGCCCTTCCGACCACTGGTTTCTCCTTCCACATAGCCTCTGTGACCGTCAGCCCAAAGCCCTCCCTTATGGACATCTGCAGGACAACATCGCTGGCCCTCTGGAAGGCGTTGACCTCCCTGGCATGGACCCCGTTGAGGTTTGTCAGCACTTTCACATCGTAGTCCTCGCCTATCTTTCTCAACGTCTTCTCAAAGTACACCCAGCCCTCCGGGTCGTCGTGGGCCATAACACCCACCAGAAGCAGCTGGACATCGGCGACTTTCTCCTTGACCTTCCGGTACACATCGATGATGTCAAAGATTCCCTTCCAGGGATCAAAGCGGGCAACCTGGGTGATTACTGGCCTCTCCGGATCAACGTCGAACCTTTCAAGTGTTTTAAGCACTTCGGTCTCGCTGAGCCCCATGTTCTTTTCGCTCAAGGGGTCGATTGACGGAGGCATTATCACGACTTTGCTCCCCTCAAGGTCTCCGCGCACGTAGTCCTCCATGTGGAATATGTATGTGTCATACTTCGCCACGAAGCCCCTGAGGAACTCCCAGAACTGCATGTTGGGGTCGCTTAGGTCTATGTGGCACCGCCAGATCCAGGGCTGTTTTTTCTTGTAAAAGTCTATGAGCGCCGCCGGCTGGGGGTCGTGGATGAGCACGTAGTCAAAGGCATCCAGATCAACGTCGAGGGA
This window contains:
- a CDS encoding radical SAM protein codes for the protein MVWETPYFSYAVRELPKGCQLCVRGEKLVLFTTGVCPRDCFYCPLSEHRMGDVIYANERPVKSLDDVIEEALLMEARGTGVTGGDPLARLDRTAEYIRALKEAFGENFHVHLYTTGALATKKNLEKLYDAGLDEIRFHPDLFNPNSKLFKVEIENIRNAFDFDWDVGGEIPSIPGHFEMMRWYAEFLDNLGAKFLNVNELEFSETNLRAILDRGYRPISDESAAIKGSLELGLKLLEWGEENTSLSYHLCTARLKDAVQLKNRLGRMAKNVARPYMEVTEDGTLRFGIAEYDDLDELYELLVNDAEVPPEWLYINREKGRIEMPEEVALELAEAIEGDVRFFIVEEYPTFDRLEVERVPLP
- a CDS encoding ribonuclease P protein component 2; protein product: MREKPKYLPPTLRDKHRYIAFQVIGERPFKKDEIKRAIWDASLSTLGTLGSARAKPWFIKFDERSQTGIVRVDRKHVEELRFALTLVTHINGSRAIFRTLGVSGTIKRLKKKFLAEYGWR
- a CDS encoding glycogen synthase, which translates into the protein MRILVLGFEYLPVKVGGLAEAITSIAEGLAELGNEVIVFTPDHGKNLGEVAGSFDVSAFGESVHITVRKREQNGVVVYSLGGGLLSEADVYGPSWDGLLRKTVLFGKASVGLMNGLIETFKPDVIHAHDWHTVFALGLLKKYFGIRSVFTVHRLNKAKIPAQYFGEANLGELAPYPDIDPEHTAGYIADAVTTVSRSYLWEEWGFFKHFEGKVTHVFNGIDCSFWNEELMETKDLPREERRKLVLERFGLSDGKAFMFIGRFDKAQKGVDTLLRAIEILSADPAFREMRFIIIGKGHPELEAWAKAVQNRFPENVRVVTELLSRETVRELYGSVDFVIIPSYFEPFGLVQLEAMCLGAIPIGSAVGGIKDTVIDLSSDPENATGLLVPPRDAFSLARAMVLAKELDDTTLRRLRKNGKRRARNDFTWENACRRYMRVYEGAVDRAVPFLR
- the trmB gene encoding HTH-type sugar-sensing transcriptional regulator TrmB — translated: MEIPSHLSQALSEIGFTKYEVMTYWTLLVYGPSTAREISTKSGVPYNRVYDTVSSLKERGFVTEIEGNPKVYAAYSPRIAFLRFKKELETIVEQLEQALNDVQREDHRPAIWRSRSLDEALEMFREAIDSAENEVIVVIPSEFFGHVEEDLLRTFKRGVTLSVYTDKIPDLSKFQGRGNLFVREFYKLNHIIGMVDGKEVIAVQNAAFNSKNPPAFRSTYPEIIFSQYSLIIEIFKESSLRVEVINNPGDLRFFAMFHAVDFVSRYLKDKHIMATVRGRHIETRKNETINGLVVGYTFSLKEAINNIHVETDEGIVKIGGMFAVVEDYESTDVRFAVGEPL
- the treT gene encoding trehalose synthase, producing MFEVTEFGGQGKKLRDYKGIIGEDVLNRIREKAELVEGAAFANVNSTSFGGGVAEILHNLIPLMRDVGVDARWFVIEGSDEFFNVTKGFHNALQGNSELRLTDEMKRLYIETNRKNSLDVDLDAFDYVLIHDPQPAALIDFYKKKQPWIWRCHIDLSDPNMQFWEFLRGFVAKYDTYIFHMEDYVRGDLEGSKVVIMPPSIDPLSEKNMGLSETEVLKTLERFDVDPERPVITQVARFDPWKGIFDIIDVYRKVKEKVADVQLLLVGVMAHDDPEGWVYFEKTLRKIGEDYDVKVLTNLNGVHAREVNAFQRASDVVLQMSIREGFGLTVTEAMWKEKPVVGRAVGGILLQIVDGETGFLVRDVDEAAEKVLYLLKHPEVAERMGERAKERVRENFVITRHLERYLDILNSFRP